The Arachis duranensis cultivar V14167 chromosome 2, aradu.V14167.gnm2.J7QH, whole genome shotgun sequence genome has a window encoding:
- the LOC107474691 gene encoding glutathione S-transferase 1-like — MMKNRTLNHFGKNVLDRHFHMLVALTFFPLLVAALDCYSFCFSSKSDPEFLKLNPLALIPILVDGDFVLAESLAIIMYLDDKYPQYPLLPHDVPKRALNFQVAHIVLQNNVIEKKVGPHEKLPWAQSVIRKGFTALEKLLKDHAGRYATEDEIFLVLLL; from the exons ATGATGAAAAATAGAACCCTTAATCATTTTGGTAAAAATGTATTAGATAGACACTTTCATATG CTGGTAGCATTAACATTCTTTCCCCTGCTGGTTGCTGCATTGGATTGCTATTCTTTTTGCTTTTCCTCCAAATCTGACCCCG AGTTCCTCAAGTTGAATCCTCTTGCTTTAATTCCTATTCTGGTGGATGGAGATTTTGTTCTTGCTGAATCCTTAGCCATTATTATG TATTTGGACGATAAGTATCCTCAATACCCTTTGCTGCCTCATGACGTTCCCAAAAGAGCACTCAATTTTCAG GTTGCACATATTGTTTTGCAGAATAACGTCATTGAGAAAAAGGTTGGCCCTCATGAAAAACTTCCTTGGGCACAAAGTGTCATTAGAAAGGGCTTCACAG CACTTGAAAAGCTACTGAAAGATCATGCAGGGAGATATGCCACTGAAGATGAAATTTTTCTGGtactattattataa
- the LOC107474697 gene encoding uncharacterized protein LOC107474697: MRARVRDQRVRGGHYRNTAAAAAIAVVEEGVRRREREKDDSQMRWRERTKTRREREGGCSAVHCRRSWGQLKPPPLLGLAVLLSSLSASTITSCISSVPFSTPRVRMQFYLLKSSAAISPDLFFRFWFLFGLVFSIRFRSIC; the protein is encoded by the exons ATGAGAGCGCGAGTGAGAGACCAGAGAGTGAGAGGGGGTCACTACCGCAACACCGCTGCAGCCGCCGCCATCGCCGTCGTGGAGGAGGGAGTccggaggagagagagagaaaaagatgaTTCGCAGATGAGATGGAGAGAGAGGACGAAGACGCGACGCGAGAGAGAAGGAGGTTGTTCCGCCGTGCACTGTCGTCGCTCCTGGGGTCAATTGAAGCCGCCGCCGCTGCTAGGGCTTGCCGTGCTCCTGTCCTCACTTTCGGCTTCTACGATTACTTCCT GTATTTCATCGGTGCCGTTTTCGACACCAAGGGTGCGGATGCAATTCTATCTTTTGAAAAGTTCTGCTGCAATCTCCCCAGACCTCTTCTTTAGGTTCTGGTTTCTATTTGGATTAGTTTTCTCAATTCGATTTCGATCCATCTGCTAA